The proteins below come from a single Aegilops tauschii subsp. strangulata cultivar AL8/78 chromosome 6, Aet v6.0, whole genome shotgun sequence genomic window:
- the LOC109772717 gene encoding protein RADIALIS-like 4 gives MSSSWTAKQNKIFETALATYDEDTPDRWQKVARAVGDGKSVDEVKRHYEELLKDLHHIEYAGGRRGSLYNISGASSSNGNSWGSANEDHRRRYLNPQ, from the exons ATGAGTTCATCGTGGACAGCAAAACAGAACAAGATCTTTGAGACGGCGCTAGCGACGTATGACGAGGACACGCCAGACCGCTGGCAGAAGGTGGCACGAGCAGTCGGTGATGGGAAGTCAGTCGATGAAGTGAAGAGGCACTATGAAGAGCTGCTGAAAGACCTGCATCACATTGAGTATGCAGGAGGCCGCCGCGGATCCCTCTACAACATCTCCGGCGCTAGCAGTAGCAACGGCAACTCCTGGGGCAGTGCCAATGAGGACCACAG GAGAAGGTACCTCAATCCTCAGTGA
- the LOC123494521 gene encoding uncharacterized protein: MAGAAFIGSREGHDIPSTMLLDLFGSVSPSRSAATATSKTSAGLPIAVTLCALRPPVLSYLSVDCAACPEPEPLSLAPKVIAADADLVLLRVPVDRSARFSIRFCDYFVYTAHPRRPRLDLLPTSAPHRFEFQDPEMAILSCGDGDGGGGYAVAALQTLGKFTFTLYLYRSGPDGEQGAWTSKVVEVEEPLRDKVCPTTLPSSPGLFHHRTNNVITLGGAKGTVIWVDLWRGIVLCDVLEDSPKLRDMPLPLPSKGNRNVHLDGCPYYARSVVVNQSKDTIKYVEMEIYQAIPLTPEDKAHHEWLSQQECPMYFLVPSPWKATTWSMPVPVTSWEAWPGGPDAPPARRKSTSLPTSRCVIRSCARKRGEPCPPCDASACLTPP; the protein is encoded by the coding sequence ATGGCCGGCGCGGCCTTCATCGGGAGCCGCGAGGGCCACGACATCCCAAGCACCATGCTGCTCGACCTCTTCGGCTCCGTCAGCCCCAGCCgcagcgccgccaccgccacgTCCAAGACGAGCGCCGGCCTGCCCATCGCGGTGACCCTCTGCGCCCTCCGCCCGCCAGTCCTCTCGTACCTCTCCGTCGACTGCGCCGCGTGCCCGGAACCCGAGCCCCTGTCCCTGGCGCCCAAGGTCATCGCCGCGGACGCCGACCTCGTCCTCCTCCGCGTCCCCGTCGACCGGTCGGCCAGGTTCAGCATCAGGTTCTGCGACTACTTCGTCTACACGGCGCACCCCCGACGCCCAAGACTGGACCTGCTCCCGACGTCCGCTCCCCATCGCTTTGAATTCCAAGACCCGGAGATGGCCATACTGAgctgcggcgacggcgacggcggcggcggttacGCCGTAGCCGCCCTCCAGACCCTCGGCAAGTTCACCTTCACGCTCTACCTGTACCGCTCCGGGCCCGACGGCGAGCAGGGGGCTTGGACCTCCAAGGTGGTGGAGGTGGAGGAGCCGCTGAGGGATAAGGTGTGCCCGACGACCCTTCCCTCGTCGCCGGGGCTCTTCCACCACCGGACAAACAACGTGATCACGCTCGGCGGCGCGAAGGGCACGGTCATCTGGGTGGATCTCTGGCGAGGCATCGTCCTCTGCGACGTGCTCGAGGACAGCCCCAAGCTCCGCGACATGCCGCTGCCGTTGCCCTCCAAGGGCAACCGGAACGTGCACCTCGACGGCTGCCCCTACTACGCCCGCAGCGTCGTCGTCAACCAGAGCAAGGACACCATCAAGTACGTCGAGATGGAGATCTACCAAGCTATACCGCTCACTCCCGAGGACAAGGCGCATCACGAATGGCTGAGCCAGCAAGAATGCCCGATGTACTTCTTGGTCCCTAGCCCCTGGAAGGCCACCACATGGAGCATGCCGGTGCCGGTGACCTCATGGGAGGCCTGGCCTGGCGGCCCCGATGCTCCGCCCGCTCGGCGGAAATCGACATCCCTCCCGACGTCGCGATGCGTTATAAGAAGCTGCGCACGGAAGAGGGGGGAACCTTGTCCTCCCTGCGACGCCTCCGCATGTCTTACCCCACCGTGA
- the LOC109772708 gene encoding chromatin modification-related protein eaf6 produces the protein MDSGGGGGGSHKAASGSAPAAAAAAAAAPNPTAMLSALMGKRAKLQEEVRSIERQVYDMETTYLQESNQFGSVLKGFESFLSSSKNTANLKRSRKFQVDERLFSLSSVTSPAVEEQLAARDEAREYAGRSKGASTPANGQGKPKKGGRPGGRDGKRIRPSNDPDLDDEDDY, from the exons ATGGACTCAGGGGGCGGAGGAGGGGGGTCGCACAAGGCCGCGTCGGGCtccgcgccggcggcggcggcggcggcggcggcggccccgAACCCCACGGCGATGCTCTCGGCCCTGATGGGCAAGCGCGCCAAGCTCCAGGAGGAGGTCCGCTCCATCGAGCGGCAG GTTTATGATATGGAGACCACCTACCTACAAGAATCTAATCAATTCGGAAGCGTGCTGAAGGGTTTTGAATCATTCTTGTCATCGTCAAAAAACACTGCTAA CCTCAAGCGGTCCAGGAAGTTTCAGGTTGATGAGAGGCTATTCTCTCTGTCATCAGTTACTTCTCCAGCG GTTGAAGAACAACTGGCTGCGCGAGACG AGGCAAGAGAATATGCAGGTCGTTCAAAGGGCGCAAGCACTCCAGCTAATGGCCA AGGGAAACCAAAGAAGGGAGGGCGTCCTGGAGGGAGAGACGGCAAGAGAATACGTCCATCGAACGATCCAGACTTGGACGACGAAGATGACTACTAA